From Rubrobacter naiadicus, the proteins below share one genomic window:
- a CDS encoding S9 family peptidase, whose amino-acid sequence MEPEARLEALLSLPALSGPVVSRDGRHVAWSWSRLAPTADVYAAPVDGSGEPVRLTETDENAYPVSWTPDGSGLIVEQDTGGDERSVLYLVRLERPGELVPLTDERPRFFIQGGELHPNGRWLVYAANLDPESGKEEEVYRVFRQDVKTGERLVLATPRRSGYLEPRLSPRGDRVLYHRSDLDPAGRQVWLAGVEGNGDREVLNFGPEAKVEASWLPDGRRVVFTAEAEGRRRLGTFDAEEGRVRWLIDDPRRNVEYAFAPPGGPLVAAEMREGRLSAVLVDPESGKESQPPRTTGSFVPIVRVREGEWAGLLYSSTQPADLVLASPSGTRSLTGLWERTRLRPEDLVPAEDFRWRSVDGLEVQGWLYRARGEAVGTVVLVHGGPTSVSEDRFNAQVQFFTANGFNVLCPNYRGSTGFGLEFQEKIKEDGWGGREQEDIRRGIEALIEAGIAEPYRVGITGTSYGGYSAWCAITRYPPEIVAAAAPVCGMTDLVVDYYSTRPDLRPYSEEMMGGSPEEIPERYRERSPINHVKNIRGRLLIVQGERDPNVTPENVRAVVKELERHGIPYELLTFADEGHGISRPKNLRVLYPRLARFFRETFAQGPGLG is encoded by the coding sequence TTGGAACCAGAAGCCCGGCTGGAAGCGCTGCTCTCGCTACCCGCCCTCTCCGGACCCGTCGTCTCCCGCGACGGGCGGCACGTGGCCTGGAGCTGGTCGCGCCTCGCGCCGACCGCCGACGTGTATGCGGCCCCGGTAGACGGCTCCGGCGAGCCGGTGCGCCTGACCGAGACGGACGAGAACGCCTACCCCGTCTCCTGGACCCCGGACGGGAGCGGCCTCATCGTCGAGCAGGATACCGGCGGCGACGAAAGGTCCGTCCTCTACCTCGTCCGGCTCGAGAGACCGGGCGAGCTCGTCCCGCTCACCGATGAGAGGCCCCGCTTCTTCATCCAGGGCGGCGAGCTGCACCCGAACGGACGATGGCTCGTCTACGCGGCGAACCTCGACCCCGAGAGCGGGAAGGAGGAAGAGGTATACCGCGTCTTCCGCCAGGACGTAAAAACTGGAGAGAGGCTCGTGCTTGCGACCCCGCGGAGGAGCGGCTACCTCGAGCCGCGCCTGAGCCCCCGGGGCGACCGCGTGCTCTACCACCGCAGCGACCTCGACCCCGCGGGGCGACAGGTCTGGCTCGCGGGCGTCGAAGGAAACGGGGACCGTGAGGTGCTGAACTTCGGGCCTGAGGCCAAGGTCGAGGCCTCGTGGCTCCCCGACGGACGCCGCGTCGTCTTCACCGCCGAGGCGGAGGGGAGGCGCAGGCTCGGGACATTCGACGCGGAGGAAGGCCGCGTGAGGTGGCTCATCGACGACCCGCGCCGCAACGTCGAGTACGCCTTCGCGCCGCCCGGAGGCCCGCTGGTCGCGGCGGAGATGCGGGAGGGGCGTCTCTCGGCGGTGCTCGTGGACCCGGAGAGCGGGAAAGAGAGCCAGCCGCCGCGCACGACGGGGAGTTTCGTCCCGATCGTCCGGGTGAGGGAGGGAGAGTGGGCCGGGCTCCTCTACTCCTCGACGCAGCCGGCGGACCTCGTCCTCGCCTCCCCATCCGGCACGAGGAGCCTGACCGGGCTGTGGGAGAGGACCAGGCTGCGTCCCGAAGACCTCGTCCCCGCGGAAGACTTCCGCTGGCGCTCGGTGGACGGACTCGAGGTGCAGGGCTGGCTCTACCGGGCACGCGGGGAGGCAGTCGGTACGGTAGTCCTCGTCCACGGCGGACCGACCAGCGTGAGCGAGGACAGGTTCAACGCCCAGGTACAGTTTTTCACCGCGAACGGGTTCAACGTCCTCTGTCCCAACTACAGGGGGAGCACCGGCTTCGGGCTCGAGTTCCAGGAGAAGATCAAAGAAGACGGCTGGGGAGGGCGCGAGCAGGAGGACATAAGGCGCGGGATCGAGGCGCTCATCGAGGCCGGGATCGCCGAACCGTACCGGGTCGGGATCACGGGGACCTCCTACGGCGGGTACTCGGCGTGGTGCGCGATCACCCGCTACCCGCCCGAGATCGTCGCCGCCGCGGCCCCTGTCTGCGGGATGACCGACCTCGTCGTCGACTACTACTCGACCCGCCCGGACCTCAGACCCTACAGCGAGGAGATGATGGGCGGCTCTCCGGAGGAGATCCCGGAGAGGTACCGCGAGCGCTCCCCGATCAACCACGTGAAGAACATCCGGGGGCGCCTGCTCATCGTGCAGGGCGAGCGCGACCCGAACGTCACCCCCGAGAACGTCCGGGCGGTGGTGAAGGAGCTCGAACGGCACGGCATCCCCTACGAACTTTTGACCTTCGCGGACGAGGGGCACGGCATCTCGCGCCCCAAGAACCTGCGAGTCCTCTACCCGCGCCTGGCGCGCTTCTTCCGGGAGACGTTCGCGCAGGGCCCCGGGCTCGGTTAA
- a CDS encoding MBL fold metallo-hydrolase, whose translation MAESPERLAPGVYRVDAVGIPNAVNVLLLENDDGWTLVDTGVAGSVRRIREALGALGSGPEEIRRIFLTHQHSDHTGGLPGMLQIAPQAEVGAAEREAEVISGRRAPDVQEGRLLRLMSSRTALPTAPVGKVLHEGDFVSGFRIIATPGHTLGHVSLLRDDDGLLFTADAFGCMPRRLRVGVRRAFCTDYELARRSARKLLEEEFATVVFSHGGTLRAGARAALRAALERS comes from the coding sequence ATGGCCGAATCCCCGGAGAGGCTGGCACCCGGCGTCTACAGGGTGGACGCGGTAGGGATCCCGAACGCGGTCAACGTCCTGCTGCTCGAGAACGACGACGGCTGGACGCTCGTCGATACCGGCGTCGCCGGCAGCGTGCGCCGTATCAGGGAGGCGCTCGGCGCGCTCGGCTCCGGTCCGGAGGAGATAAGACGCATCTTCCTCACCCACCAGCACTCCGACCACACCGGGGGGCTGCCGGGCATGCTGCAGATCGCACCGCAGGCCGAAGTCGGAGCCGCAGAGCGCGAGGCCGAGGTGATCTCCGGCAGAAGAGCCCCCGACGTGCAGGAGGGACGTCTGCTGCGCCTGATGTCCTCCAGGACAGCCCTCCCCACGGCGCCGGTCGGGAAGGTCCTGCACGAGGGGGACTTCGTTTCGGGGTTCCGGATCATCGCGACGCCGGGGCACACTCTGGGGCACGTCTCGCTCCTGCGCGACGATGACGGGCTGCTCTTCACCGCCGACGCCTTCGGCTGCATGCCGCGCAGGCTCCGCGTCGGGGTGCGCCGCGCGTTCTGCACGGACTACGAGCTCGCGCGCCGCTCGGCCCGCAAGCTCCTCGAAGAGGAGTTCGCGACGGTCGTCTTCTCCCACGGCGGGACGCTGCGCGCCGGGGCCCGGGCCGCGCTGCGAGCCGCACTGGAGAGGTCGTGA